The following nucleotide sequence is from Syntrophobacterales bacterium.
CGGAAGAGGATCTGAAGCAGCAGTTGGCAAAAGAACATATCAATTACACTGATTTTTATGAAGGCTTGAAATCGAATCTTCTTCGCACGAGAGTCCTTACGCGTATCATTTCCCCTGACGTGACCATCACGGAAGCAGATTTGAAAGATTACTACAACAAACACCTGGATGAATTCAAAGATGAAGACTACAAGTTGCAGCATATTTTTATATCAGGGAAAAGATCTGATATAAAGGACCGAGCCATACGAGCATACAACCTCCTTAAAGAAGGAGAGTCTTTTGAGGCAGTGGCCAAGGAGTTCTCGGACGACCCGTCAGCCGATAATGGCGGCGATATAGGGTTTGTCCGGAAAGAAGATCTTGTCCCTGAATTCAGGGGAGCAGTCACTTTTCTCACCCCGGGAACATACAGCAAGATCGTACAGTCGGCATACGGAGTCCATATCCTGAAGCTTATTGAGGTGAAGGCCGGCGGCACATTACCCTACGAGGCAGTCAAGGTACAGATTCAGGAAAAGATCGTTTCAGATTTGTCCCAGAAGAGATATAAAGAATTTATCGAAAAGTTAAGAAAATCATCCTATATTGAGGTAAAGATCTGAAAAGGATCGCGATCACGATGGGAGACCCCGCCGGCATAGGCGGAGAAATCATTCTGAAATCTTTACCCCATCTCCGTAAAGACAGCATCCCCGTTGTGATCGGGGATTTTATTGCAATGAAAGCCCACGCCGGCTCCATTTTTGGTGATACCGCCCTTCCGTTCAAGGATTTCGGAGAGGGCCGCACCGGTGACGCAGAATTCATAGACTTATCGCTTATTGACAAAATAGAATTCGGCACAATCAGTGCAATGTATGGTGAAGCTTCCTACAAATATGTCATCGAAGCTCTCAAGTATGTCTTTTCCGGAGAAGTTGCCGCAGTTGTTACCTGCCCGATAAGCAAGGCCGCCCTTCGCTTGGCCGACGTTCCTTTTGCAGGCCATACCGAACTTCTCGCTCATTACGGCGGTACAGAAGAGTATGTCATGATGATGGCAAACAGGGATATGAGGGTCTCCCTCGCAACAATCCACATTCCCTTAAAAGATGTGCCGGAAGCACTGAACGCCAATGAGATCCTGAAAACAATCTCTATAACTCACCGTTCGCTGAAAGAATATTTCGGCATCAAGAACCCCTCCCTGAAAGTCTGCGGCCTAAATCCACACGCAGGGGAACAGGGTTCCATAGGCGTCGAGGAGAAGTTTATAGAAAAAGCCGTTACATTCGCACAATCCCAGGGCATTGATGTAAGCGGTCCTTTTTCGGCGGACACCCTTTTCTACCATAAGGATTGCGATGCCTTTGTAGCCATGTACCATGATCAGGGACTTATTCCGATAAAGACCGTCGATTTTGCAGGAACCGTGAATATTACGTTGGGACTTCCCTTCATACGTACCTCTCCTGGCCATGGCACAGGTTTCGATATTGCAAGCAAAGGGCTAGCAGACCCAACCAGTCTGGTAAGGGCCTACCGTATGGCCGAGAAAATGATAACCCGCCTCGATTAGAGGATTTCTATGGATTTATTCGACTATATCCCACCCGATCAACCGACTGGAAAACCGCTTGCAGATAGGATGCGGCCGCGGACTCTGGAAGATTTCATGGGGCAAGAGCATATTCTCGGAGAGGGCAGATTGCTCAGACGCCTCCTTGAAAAAGGAGATATACCATCCATGATACTCTGGGGACCGAGCGGCGTAGG
It contains:
- a CDS encoding peptidylprolyl isomerase, whose translation is MSILLSVFIALSLFWPALSQGEVIDRVVAIVNDDIITLKETEKYVPIEKKDKFVSINEYLQGLRLKEKMDFMIDDLLIRQQAKKLNVFVSDKDADAIVDNIKKQHLITEEDLKQQLAKEHINYTDFYEGLKSNLLRTRVLTRIISPDVTITEADLKDYYNKHLDEFKDEDYKLQHIFISGKRSDIKDRAIRAYNLLKEGESFEAVAKEFSDDPSADNGGDIGFVRKEDLVPEFRGAVTFLTPGTYSKIVQSAYGVHILKLIEVKAGGTLPYEAVKVQIQEKIVSDLSQKRYKEFIEKLRKSSYIEVKI
- the pdxA gene encoding 4-hydroxythreonine-4-phosphate dehydrogenase PdxA → MGDPAGIGGEIILKSLPHLRKDSIPVVIGDFIAMKAHAGSIFGDTALPFKDFGEGRTGDAEFIDLSLIDKIEFGTISAMYGEASYKYVIEALKYVFSGEVAAVVTCPISKAALRLADVPFAGHTELLAHYGGTEEYVMMMANRDMRVSLATIHIPLKDVPEALNANEILKTISITHRSLKEYFGIKNPSLKVCGLNPHAGEQGSIGVEEKFIEKAVTFAQSQGIDVSGPFSADTLFYHKDCDAFVAMYHDQGLIPIKTVDFAGTVNITLGLPFIRTSPGHGTGFDIASKGLADPTSLVRAYRMAEKMITRLD